The Leadbetterella byssophila DSM 17132 DNA window CGGCTTCGGTTCGGTACAAAAAGAGACCGCCAAGCAGACCATTGCCGTAGAAATTAAATCCCTGAATTCTAAATTCACAGATATTTACTGCAGGCTACCAAAAAGTTTATCCTCGAGAGAAATAGAGATAAGAAATCTGCTTCAGAAGGAATTAGAGAGAGGAAAAATTGATATCACTTTAAACCTTATACCGAAAGAAGATGCCCTTGCATCTACTTTAGTCAATAGAGCCTTAGTAAAGGCCTACTTCAAGGATTTGATGCAAACTGCGGCCGAGTTAGATTTTGAGGCTAGTCCTACGGAAGTTTTACGCATGGCCACGATGATGCCTAATGCATTTAATAATGGCATACAGGATGCAGAAGAAGCAGAAGAAGCCTGGAATGAAGTTTTGGCCGTAGTAAAGGAAGGCATAAAGAAATGCCAAGAATTCCGCATCAGAGAAGGTCAAGGCACCAAATTGAAGTTTATTGAATACATCAACAATATCAAATCATTGTTGGAAAAGGTCATAGAGCAAGACGCGAAGAGAATTCCCAATACCCGAGAAAAGATTCAAAGAGCTATTGGCGACTTTGTAAACTCAGAGAACTTTGACAAAAACAGGTTTGAACAAGAACTGATTTACTATATTGAGAAATTCGATATTTCCGAGGAGAAGGTCCGACTAAACGCGCATTTAGAGTACTTCATCAAAGAGCTAGAAGGAAATTCCAATGGTAAGAAATTGAACTTCATCGCTCAGGAGATTGGTCGGGAGATTAACACCATAGGATCTAAGGCAAATGATGCAGAGATCCAAAGACTGGTGGTTCAAATGAAGGATGAACTGGAGAAAATAAAGGAACAAACTTCCAATATCCTATGATAACGGGATTAATGCTCGGACTGGGACTAAGTGCCAGTTCGGGCTTTAGAATCTTTATTCCCTTACTTGTTTCAAATTTAGCAGCCAAATTTGGCTGGGTCTCCATCAGTCCGGATTTCGCCTGGATGGCTTCAGACCATGCTACTATTATTCTTTTAGTGGCAACTGTCGTAGAAATAGCAGCCTATTACATTCCTTTTATAGATAATCTTCTTGATTCCCTTGCTTTACCGGCATCAGTCATTGCAGGCACACTTTTGACCTCACAGTTTTTAAGTATTACAGACCCTATACTTCAATGGGGATTGGCACTTATTGCAGGGGGTGGAGTAGCCGGAAGTGTACAGGCAGGTACTAGTCTGCTCCGACTAGGCTCCAGTAAGTTTACGGTGGGCACTGGAAACTCCATAGTCTCCACAGGGGAGAATATCATTTCTTCTATCCTATCTGTCTTTTCCATTATTTTACCTGTTCTTACCGGCTTGATGGTAATAGGACTTCTATTTCTTTTGCTTAGGAGGAAAGTCAGTTCCAAAAAGAGCTAAATAGTTAATAATCAACATAAAATACCAATAGGTGTTTTCACGGTTTTACCCCCGTTAAATAACCCATTTTTTCACGCTAGCTGGCTTAAAAGCGGTTTTCCAACTAAAGAGAGCTAGCGGTGGATTGACAGTTTAGGTAAAATTGCAGTAACTTGCGACTATAATATTATAGGAACCTAAAAACTGCAAGCCAATGAAAAGACTCCTTATTTTTTCCAATCTAATTACTGCCGGACTTCTAGGCATGTTTGTCATGAAGAGCTGCGCTCCAAAAGATGCAGCTGATGAGGCTATTAGTGGAAGATCAGGTACTCTA harbors:
- a CDS encoding YicC/YloC family endoribonuclease, coding for MLQSMTGFGSVQKETAKQTIAVEIKSLNSKFTDIYCRLPKSLSSREIEIRNLLQKELERGKIDITLNLIPKEDALASTLVNRALVKAYFKDLMQTAAELDFEASPTEVLRMATMMPNAFNNGIQDAEEAEEAWNEVLAVVKEGIKKCQEFRIREGQGTKLKFIEYINNIKSLLEKVIEQDAKRIPNTREKIQRAIGDFVNSENFDKNRFEQELIYYIEKFDISEEKVRLNAHLEYFIKELEGNSNGKKLNFIAQEIGREINTIGSKANDAEIQRLVVQMKDELEKIKEQTSNIL
- a CDS encoding DUF4126 domain-containing protein, which gives rise to MITGLMLGLGLSASSGFRIFIPLLVSNLAAKFGWVSISPDFAWMASDHATIILLVATVVEIAAYYIPFIDNLLDSLALPASVIAGTLLTSQFLSITDPILQWGLALIAGGGVAGSVQAGTSLLRLGSSKFTVGTGNSIVSTGENIISSILSVFSIILPVLTGLMVIGLLFLLLRRKVSSKKS